One region of Labrus mixtus chromosome 1, fLabMix1.1, whole genome shotgun sequence genomic DNA includes:
- the nip7 gene encoding 60S ribosome subunit biogenesis protein NIP7 homolog gives MRPLTEEETKTMFEKLSKYIGENIKLLVDRPDGTFCFRLHNDRVYYMSEKILKLATNISRDKLVSVGTCFGKFTKTIKFRLHITALDFLAPYAKFKVWVKPGAEQSFLYGNHVLKSGLGRITENTQQYQGVVVYSMADVPLGFGVAAKNTQECRRVDPMSIVVFHQADVGEFIRNEDTLT, from the exons ATGAGGCCACTGACAGAAGAAGAGACGAAAACGATGTTTGAGAAACTTTCGAAATA CATTGGTGAAAACATCAAACTTCTGGTGGACCGACCCGACGGTACCTTCTGTTTCAGACTGCACAATGACCGCGTCTACTACATGAG TGAGAAAATCCTGAAGTTGGCCACAAACATCTCCCGTGACAAGCTCGTGTCAGTGGGGACATGTTTCGGAAAGTTCACCAAGACAATTAAGTTCCGACTTCACATCACAGCTCTGGATTTCCTTGCTCCTTATGCAAAG tTTAAAGTGTGGGTGAAACCTGGAGCAGAGCAGTCTTTCCTCTATGGGAACCATGTGCTGAAGTCTGGACTGGGGAGGATCACTGAGAACACTCAACAGTATCAAGGTGTTGTGGTCTACTCCATGGCTGATGTGCCCCTG GGTTTTGGAGTAGCAGCCAAGAACACCCAGGAGTGTCGGCGAGTGGACCCCATGTCCATCGTAGTGTTCCACCAGGCAGATGTGGGAGAGTTCATCAGGAATGAAGACACTTTAACATAA
- the cdc42se2 gene encoding CDC42 small effector protein 2 has protein sequence MTEFWVCFSCCIAEQPQPKRRRRIDRSMIGEPTNFVHTTHVGSGDMGLGLASVDLVQAQMKSKGGYSHGGSEGSQL, from the exons ATGACTGAGTTCTgggtttgtttcagctgctgcatTGCAGAGCAGCCACAACCT AAACGGCGGCGACGGATCGATCGCTCCATGATTGGCGAGCCAACAAACTTTGTTCACACCACACATGTAGGCTCAGGGGACATGGGTCTGGGATTGGCATCG GTGGACCTTGTCCAGGCCCAGATGAAATCTAAAGGAGGCTACTCACATGGAGGGTCTGAAGGTTCTCAGTTGTAA